The Castor canadensis chromosome X, mCasCan1.hap1v2, whole genome shotgun sequence genome includes a region encoding these proteins:
- the LOC141419833 gene encoding PWWP domain-containing DNA repair factor 4-like, whose translation MDAAEYVLCRWKGHLWPAKVLSRLGTSATSDRGGLFPLEVEVLSTDEKIQVNSTDITALSVSRIEALASSAGMPLAATDPPGVATWKDTAPSGQTRVYRKALRVALEIVHGRMALGQERTPQEHGTPLASPKGPAEPAHSGPHLRPRGHLRPRACLCASSCPCSHPCPYPRRPRKHRKQKGTLRRRLGQRGGPRSLLVRLPEKEDAPPGGAAQVHTAVSPGAAEMQAKASQSTSAPANSLTPLGAAGEQQGKNKAGPSTLVPSSPPVVGEGVWAKEEQQAPTGPKALKEEAWDPWPGTWAPVPQGSTTFLRSMGEDPGEGASEPGLEGAAESPESQNPSLHYSLRIANRKRKHQLPAFERGRAERPPQVRSKAAQTFASIPKLCGGLDGRTVSRAFGQEPGAVDRGAMVWFQFQDHPFWPAVVKSVNKATQTARVLLIQASLRGDCRGIRVPLRRLKPLHCDERFKLLRRASRAHLQGLNWCFSLIAHYREGVARGSFSGPFLHYYATDASYPIRKAIQEGDLREGDFPKVNYAELDDSEEEEEEEKTFLGRKGPCKKLLPDRMRAACDRHNQKLVDFIVRRKGADPHLLDIVKGWKPSRWLASFLETSKCMLCIETYLEDEDQLFTVVKHLQKIYEHTDETILAMMKGDKVRFVVEVLLPEAIIWSIAELDGVDYKEAEEKYLQGPPVHRREKELFDKNILKERRRRRSATANQSFRSPPAPLT comes from the coding sequence ATGGACGCTGCCGAGTACGTCCTGTGCAGATGGAAAGGCCACTTGTGGCCAGCAAAGGTATTGTCCAGATTGGGGACTTCAGCAACAAGTGATAGGGGAGGGCTGTTTCCCCTAGAAGTTGAAGTCCTCTCCACAGATGAAAAGATCCAAGTGAACAGCACAGACATCACGGCCCTCAGTGTGTCTAGAATTGAAGCCCTGGCCTCCTCAGCAGGGATGCCCTTGGCAGCCACTGACCCACCAGGAGTCGCCACATGGAAGGACACTGCCCCATCAGGACAAACAAGGGTGTACAGAAAGGCCCTTAGAGTGGCACTGGAGATTGTGCACGGGAGAATGGCCTTGGGTCAAGAAAGAACACCGCAGGAGCACGGGACCCCTCTGGCGTCCCCAAAGGGACCGGCAGAGCCAGCCCACTCAGGCCCTCACCTTCGCCCTCGTGGTCACCTTCGCCCACGTGCTTGCCTCTGTGCCAGCTCTTGCCCTTGCTCCCACCCGTGCCCATACCCTCGCCGTCCCAGGAAACATAGGAAACAGAAAGGGACCCTCCGTAGGAGGCTTGGGCAAAGGGGAGGCCCAAGATCCCTGCTGGTGCGGCTTCCAGAGAAGGAGGATGCCCCGCCTGGTGGGGCAGCCCAGGTGCACACAGCCGTCAGCCCTGGTGCAGCCGAAATGCAAGCAAAGGCATCCCAAAGTACCAGTGCGCCCGCAAACTCCCTGACACCTTTAGGAGCTGCTGGTGAACAGCAGGGCAAGAACAAGGCGGGCCCCTCCACACTTGTGCCCTCAAGTCCCCCCGTGGTGGGGGAGGGCGTGTGGGCTAAGGAGGAGCAGCAGGCCCCCACCGGGCCCAAAGCTCTGAAGGAAGAGGCCTGGGACCCTTGGCCAGGGACTTGGGCTCCTGTGCCCCAAGGGAGCACTACCTTCCTGAGAAGCATGGGGGAGGACCCTGGCGAGGGGGCCTCGGAGCCAGGCTTGGAAGGGGCGGCGGAGTCGCCCGAGTCCCAGAACCCGAGCCTGCATTACTCTCTCCGGATTGCAAACAGGAAAAGGAAGCACCAGCTGCCAGCCTTTGAGAGAGGACGAGCAGAGCGTCCACCTCAGGTGCGCTCAAAGGCTGCTCAGACCTTCGCCAGCATTCCCAAGCTCTGCGGTGGACTAGACGGGCGAACCGTGAGCAGGGCTTTTGGCCAGGAGCCCGGTGCCGTTGACAGAGGAGCGATGGTCTGGTTTCAATTCCAGGATCATCCGTTTTGGCCGGCCGTGGTCAAGAGTGTGAACAAAGCCACCCAGACAGCCAGGGTGCTCTTGATCCAGGCAAGCCTGCGCGGGGACTGCAGGGGCATCCGCGTCCCTCTGCGCAGATTAAAGCCCCTGCACTGCGATGAGAGATTCAAGCTCCTGAGGCGAGCCAGCAGAGCACACCTGCAGGGCTTGAACTGGTGCTTCTCGCTGATTGCCCACTACCGGGAAGGGGTGGCCCGGGGATCTTTCTCAGGCCCCTTCCTGCACTATTACGCCACCGACGCCAGCTACCCAATTCGGAAAGCCATCCAAGAGGGTGATCTGCGAGAGGGTGACTTCCCCAAGGTGAACTATGCCGAGCTGGACGAttccgaggaggaggaggaggaggagaagacatTCCTGGGCAGGAAGGGGCCCTGCAAGAAACTTCTCCCCGACCGGATGAGGGCCGCGTGTGACAGACACAACCAGAAGCTGGTAGACTTCATCGTGAGGAGAAAGGGGGCCGACCCCCACCTCCTGGACATCGTGAAGGGCTGGAAGCCGTCCAGGTGGCTGGCATCCTTTCTGGAGACAAGCAAGTGCATGCTCTGCATCGAGACCTACCTGGAGGACGAGGATCAGTTGTTCACCGTGGtcaaacatttacaaaagatctacGAGCACACAGACGAGACCATACTCGCTATGATGAAGGGCGACAAAGTAAGATTCGTGGTGGAAGTTCTGCTGCCAGAAGCAATCATTTGGTCAATTGCCGAACTGGATGGAGTGGATTacaaggaagcagaagagaagtATCTGCAAGGGCCACCTGTGCACAGGCGTGAGAAAGAGCTATTTGACAAGAATATCttaaaggagaggaggaggaggagatcagcAACCGCCAATCAGTCCTTCAGGTCTCCTCCTGCACCACTAACCTAG